A part of Perca fluviatilis chromosome 15, GENO_Pfluv_1.0, whole genome shotgun sequence genomic DNA contains:
- the cacng5b gene encoding voltage-dependent calcium channel gamma-5 subunit, giving the protein MSACSRKALTLLSSVFAISSLGLLGVAVSTDYWLYLEEGVIMPLNQSIDIKTSLHSGLWRVCFLAGGESGRCFTIAYIMPMDVQLTSESTVNVLKMIRSATPFPLVSLFFMFIGFVLNNVGHVRPHRTILAFVSGIFFILSGLALVVGLVLYISSINDEMLNRTKSSETFFTYKYGWSFAFSAISFLLTESAGVMSVYLFMKRYTAEEIYQPRHPSFYRPRLSNCSDHSSQFLHPEAWSRGRSPSDISSEASLQMSASYPALLKCPDYDQVSSSPC; this is encoded by the exons ATGAGCGCTTGCAGCAGGAAGGCCTTGACATTGCTGAGCAGTGTCTTTGCAATCAGTAGCCTGGGGCTGCTGGGAGTGGCAGTCAGCACAGACTACTGGTTGTACCTGGAGGAGGGCGTCATTATGCCTCTGAACCAGAGCATCGACATCAAGACGTCGCTGCACTCCGGCCTGTGGAGAGTCTGCTTCCTGGCTG GTGGCGAGTCTGGTCGCTGCTTCACCATCGCCTACATCATGCCCATGGATGTCCAGTTGACGTCCGAGTCCACAGTAAACGTGCTCA AGATGATCCGCTCAGCCACTCCGTTCCCTCTGGTCAGCCTTTTCTTCATGTTCATCGGCTTCGTCCTCAACAACGTTGGCCACGTCCGGCCTCACCGCACCATCCTGGCATTTGTCTCCGGGatcttcttcatcctctcag gtcTGGCTCTGGTGGTGGGCCTGGTGCTGTACATCTCCAGTATAAATGATGAAATGCTGAATAGGACTAAGAGCAGTGAAACCTTTTTTACCTACAAGTACGGCTGGTCCTTTGCCTTTTCTGCCATCTCTTTCCTGCTCACTGAG AGCGCAGGCGTCATGTCCGTCTACCTGTTCATGAAGCGCTACACAGCAGAGGAGATCTATCAGCCTCGTCACCCCAGTTTCTACCGCCCTCGACTCAGCAACTGCTCCGACCACTCGAGCCAATTCCTCCACCCAGAGGCCTGGTCGCGTGGGCGAAGTCCCTCTGACATCTCGAGTGAAGCTTCACTCCAGATGAGCGCCAGCTACCCTGCTCTGCTCAAATGCCCCGACTATGATCAGGTCTCCTCTTCACCCTGCTGA
- the LOC120575015 gene encoding cytohesin-3-like isoform X1 — translation MSVIMATGERKRRCVPEDLSLEERDELSNIRRRKKELLDDIERLKFEIAEVMTEIEQLTCVGESKTTQRNKQIAMGRKKFNMDPKKGIQFLLENDLLQNTPEDIAQFLYKGEGLNKTVIGDYLGERDDFNIKVLQAFVELHEFADLNLVQALRQFLWSFRLPGEAQKIDRMMEAFASRYCQCNPGVFQSTDTCYVLSFAIIMLNTSLHNPNVRDKPPVERFISMNRGINEGGDLPEELLRNLYDSIKSEPFKIPEDDGNDLTHTFFNPDREGWLLKLGGRVKTWKRRWFILTDNCLYYFEYTTDKEPRGIIPLENLSIREVEEPRKPNCFELYNPNHKGQVIKACKTEADGRVVEGNHVVYRISAPTPEEKEEWIKSIKASISRDPFYDMLATRKRRIANKK, via the exons TACCTGAGGACCTGTCTTTGGAGGAAAGAGATGAGCTGTCGAACATACGACGCAGGAAAAAAGAGCTTCTGGATGATATTGAA CGGCTGAAGTTTGAGATTGCAGAGGTAATGACTGAGATTGAGCAGCTAACCTGTGTAGGGGAgag caaaaccacacaaagaaacaaacagatCGCCATGGGGAGGAAGAAATTCAACATGGACCCTAAAAAG gggaTCCAGTTTCTTCTTGAGAACGATCTTCTCCAGAACACCCCAGAGGATATCGCACAGTTCCTCTACAAAGGCGAGGGGCTCAACAAAACAGTCATCGGGGACTACTTAGGGGAACG GGATGACTTTAACATCAAGGTCCTCCAGGCGTTTGTGGAGCTTCATGAGTTTGCAGACCTCAACCTCGTACAAGCCTTAAG GCAGTTTCTATGGAGCTTCAGACTTCCTGGCGAAGCCCAGAAGATTGATCGTATGATGGAGGCGTTTGCCTCCAGGTACTGCCAATGCAATCCCGGTGTTTTCCAGTCCAcag ACACCTGCTATGTCCTATCATTTGCCATCATTATGCTGAACACAAGCCTGCACAATCCCAACGTCAGAGACAAGCCCCCCGTGGAGCGCTTTATCTCCATGAACAGAGGGATCAATGAGGGGGGAGACCTCCCAGAGGAGCTACTCAGG AATCTATATGACAGCATCAAGAGCGAACCCTTTAAGATCCCAGAGGATGATGGGAATGACCTGACGCACACGTTCTTCAACCCAGACAGAGAGGGCTGGCTGCTTAAATTAG GGGGCCGAGTGAAAACCTGGAAGAGAAGGTGGTTCATCCTGACTGACAACTGCCTCTACTACTTTGAATACACAACA GACAAGGAGCCTCGTGGGATCATCCCGCTGGAGAATCTAAGCATCAGGGAGGTGGAGGAGCCCAGGAAACCT AACTGTTTTGAGCTCTATAACCCCAATCACAAGGGCCAGGTGATCAAAGCCTGCAAGACGGAGGCAGACGGGCGAGTTGTTGAGGGTAACCACGTTGTGTACAGGATATCAGCGCCCACGccggaagagaaagaggaatgGATTAAATCCATCAA GGCCAGCATTAGCAGAGACCCCTTCTACGACATGCTGGCCACCAGGAAGAGACGCATCGCCAACAAGAAGTGA
- the LOC120575015 gene encoding cytohesin-3-like isoform X2, whose protein sequence is MDEDNQVPEDLSLEERDELSNIRRRKKELLDDIERLKFEIAEVMTEIEQLTCVGESKTTQRNKQIAMGRKKFNMDPKKGIQFLLENDLLQNTPEDIAQFLYKGEGLNKTVIGDYLGERDDFNIKVLQAFVELHEFADLNLVQALRQFLWSFRLPGEAQKIDRMMEAFASRYCQCNPGVFQSTDTCYVLSFAIIMLNTSLHNPNVRDKPPVERFISMNRGINEGGDLPEELLRNLYDSIKSEPFKIPEDDGNDLTHTFFNPDREGWLLKLGGRVKTWKRRWFILTDNCLYYFEYTTDKEPRGIIPLENLSIREVEEPRKPNCFELYNPNHKGQVIKACKTEADGRVVEGNHVVYRISAPTPEEKEEWIKSIKASISRDPFYDMLATRKRRIANKK, encoded by the exons TACCTGAGGACCTGTCTTTGGAGGAAAGAGATGAGCTGTCGAACATACGACGCAGGAAAAAAGAGCTTCTGGATGATATTGAA CGGCTGAAGTTTGAGATTGCAGAGGTAATGACTGAGATTGAGCAGCTAACCTGTGTAGGGGAgag caaaaccacacaaagaaacaaacagatCGCCATGGGGAGGAAGAAATTCAACATGGACCCTAAAAAG gggaTCCAGTTTCTTCTTGAGAACGATCTTCTCCAGAACACCCCAGAGGATATCGCACAGTTCCTCTACAAAGGCGAGGGGCTCAACAAAACAGTCATCGGGGACTACTTAGGGGAACG GGATGACTTTAACATCAAGGTCCTCCAGGCGTTTGTGGAGCTTCATGAGTTTGCAGACCTCAACCTCGTACAAGCCTTAAG GCAGTTTCTATGGAGCTTCAGACTTCCTGGCGAAGCCCAGAAGATTGATCGTATGATGGAGGCGTTTGCCTCCAGGTACTGCCAATGCAATCCCGGTGTTTTCCAGTCCAcag ACACCTGCTATGTCCTATCATTTGCCATCATTATGCTGAACACAAGCCTGCACAATCCCAACGTCAGAGACAAGCCCCCCGTGGAGCGCTTTATCTCCATGAACAGAGGGATCAATGAGGGGGGAGACCTCCCAGAGGAGCTACTCAGG AATCTATATGACAGCATCAAGAGCGAACCCTTTAAGATCCCAGAGGATGATGGGAATGACCTGACGCACACGTTCTTCAACCCAGACAGAGAGGGCTGGCTGCTTAAATTAG GGGGCCGAGTGAAAACCTGGAAGAGAAGGTGGTTCATCCTGACTGACAACTGCCTCTACTACTTTGAATACACAACA GACAAGGAGCCTCGTGGGATCATCCCGCTGGAGAATCTAAGCATCAGGGAGGTGGAGGAGCCCAGGAAACCT AACTGTTTTGAGCTCTATAACCCCAATCACAAGGGCCAGGTGATCAAAGCCTGCAAGACGGAGGCAGACGGGCGAGTTGTTGAGGGTAACCACGTTGTGTACAGGATATCAGCGCCCACGccggaagagaaagaggaatgGATTAAATCCATCAA GGCCAGCATTAGCAGAGACCCCTTCTACGACATGCTGGCCACCAGGAAGAGACGCATCGCCAACAAGAAGTGA